CGCATCGAGGCGAGCTGTGCGTCGATTATTTCCCGCCACCGATGTTGAGCAGCAGATGTTCGGCGTCGAGTTGGACGTGAAGGCCGGCGAAGGCGGTTGCGCTGATGCGGGCGCCAAGATCGGCGGCTTCGGGAGGAAGAACGTAGGACTCGACATCGCGCAACACATGCCGCCCGAAGCGCAATTGCGGCACTTTCGTTCGACGCACGATTTCTTCCCGGCCCGCCAGACGCAGCTTGACCCTTGGGGCATGTTCGTCGATCACAAGGCCGACTGCTTCGGCCAGATTCTGCGGGATCAGAGTCGGCTCGCCGCCCGTGCCCATGAAGCTAAATGTCAGCGGTTGCCGTCCGGCGACGATTGCGGTGACACGATAGAACTGGCCATCGCGAACGACCGGTAGCGAATCGGAAAGCACGATCGATTGCAGCTTGTCGAAAATCTTGGCACCGTCGCGCCAATGTTTTTGCGGCCCTAGCGATTCCTGCCGGCCCAGCGACGCAACCTCAGCCATGACGTTATTATCGCGACGCAATGCGGCGTACGATTGCGTCATTTGCTCGATCTCCTCGCGGATCGGCAGCAGCCGCAGCGTCACCTCCGTGCGAACATTGATCAGATCGGCCAATGCCGTTTTGAGCGGCGGCGACAAGCCGAACTCGCTGGTCGGAATATATTGCCGTTTCCATTGCTCAACCGCCGCGGCGGCTTGTTTCGCCTGAGCCTCTAACTGAGCCTTGTCGGCCGTCCCTTGCTTGGCGACGGCGGACAAAGCCCGGGCTTGCTTCTCCAACTGCGAGAATCGAGCCATCTGCATTTTGCAGGCTTCGTTCTGCCCGACGAGTTGGTCGACCGTCTGCTGAGCCGCGACAAGCCGCGGCTCGAAGCGATCCAAGCTGTTTAACTGCTGGCGGAGGTCCGCTTCCTCGGGAAGACACCATGTATGCCCGACTCGATCGAGCCCGCGCGCGCGGAGCAGTTCTTCGGCAGTCGGCTCGCCCGCGGCGAACACGATTCCCACGACGGCAAGCGACAGCAGCAGCGAGCCGGCCGCAGCACTTTTGTAGGCAAAACGGTCCATCGTTGAATTATGCAGGCGATGTC
This DNA window, taken from Pirellulales bacterium, encodes the following:
- a CDS encoding retropepsin-like aspartic protease, giving the protein MDRFAYKSAAAGSLLLSLAVVGIVFAAGEPTAEELLRARGLDRVGHTWCLPEEADLRQQLNSLDRFEPRLVAAQQTVDQLVGQNEACKMQMARFSQLEKQARALSAVAKQGTADKAQLEAQAKQAAAAVEQWKRQYIPTSEFGLSPPLKTALADLINVRTEVTLRLLPIREEIEQMTQSYAALRRDNNVMAEVASLGRQESLGPQKHWRDGAKIFDKLQSIVLSDSLPVVRDGQFYRVTAIVAGRQPLTFSFMGTGGEPTLIPQNLAEAVGLVIDEHAPRVKLRLAGREEIVRRTKVPQLRFGRHVLRDVESYVLPPEAADLGARISATAFAGLHVQLDAEHLLLNIGGGK